In one window of Prevotella fusca JCM 17724 DNA:
- a CDS encoding TonB-dependent receptor, with protein MKNNRKTLICKGVYNTCSLYRKAICLTLFSSFFMLRGNSQEVNKRDTTVEMKEVMVTARSEIRKLKESAMPVSVIGQRQLQGTASNINDVLAHTVGVTVRNTGGLGSASRISLRGLEGKRMGMYVDETPMSQLSNFVTLNDIPTNMIERIEVYKGIVPYKFGGSALGGAVNVVTKEYPPVYFDFSYELGSFNTHQVSTVFKRTDQKTGLQFGIGGAFSFAKNNYKMTLANLDNRIVERDHDKFNKVMAGMSVKATKWWFDEMKWELIFLKTRQEVQGIDLDVREAYNHSVSGVTALTLKRKNFFLDGLDFDFDIGYIIGRYGLNDKASNRYDWDGNKLPAVSPYGGELNNFPSDGRNRSNELTSKLNLGYTIDKHHGINLNVYFDRNSLHPNDSLMDKSLGFRANFPSKMNTLTTGLSYDLTLFGGRFQNAFTLKNFIFTSHSRSIDVYSVREPEPVKISKSYFGFSDALRYKFTNDLMLKASFNSEVRIPTSEELIGNGYSILASPALEPERTSGVNVGVLYRHLKQDDGLVEIELNGFYNQLKDMIRFTPDMIPTMARYRNFGSVRTRGVELEVKGDVCPVLYLYANATYQDLRDVRKLTPGTNVENPTYMKRIPNIPYLLANFGAELHKENLFGGKGQNTRLLLDASYVHKYFYDFEMSKNQDKKIPASLTMDAAVEHSFKNDQWILTFKMKNLANRRVVSEFNRPLPGRYVGVKIRYLFK; from the coding sequence ATGAAAAATAACAGGAAAACACTTATCTGCAAAGGGGTGTATAATACTTGTTCGTTATATAGAAAGGCGATTTGTCTAACACTTTTTTCAAGTTTTTTCATGCTTAGAGGAAATTCGCAAGAGGTGAATAAGCGTGATACGACTGTTGAAATGAAAGAAGTTATGGTGACAGCACGTAGCGAAATTAGGAAGTTGAAGGAGTCGGCAATGCCCGTATCCGTTATAGGGCAGCGCCAATTACAAGGAACGGCATCAAATATTAATGACGTACTTGCACATACGGTCGGAGTCACAGTGCGAAACACGGGAGGTTTAGGCAGTGCTTCCCGAATCTCACTTCGTGGTTTGGAAGGTAAACGTATGGGTATGTATGTGGACGAAACGCCCATGTCGCAGTTGAGCAACTTTGTTACCTTAAATGATATCCCAACGAATATGATAGAACGTATAGAGGTATATAAAGGTATTGTCCCTTATAAGTTTGGCGGTTCTGCATTAGGAGGTGCTGTTAACGTAGTAACGAAAGAATATCCGCCTGTTTATTTTGATTTCTCATACGAACTTGGCTCGTTTAACACGCATCAGGTGTCAACTGTGTTTAAACGTACGGATCAAAAAACTGGTTTACAGTTTGGTATAGGCGGTGCTTTCTCGTTTGCGAAGAACAACTACAAAATGACATTGGCAAATTTGGACAATAGAATCGTGGAAAGAGACCATGATAAGTTCAATAAAGTTATGGCTGGAATGTCTGTTAAGGCTACGAAATGGTGGTTTGATGAAATGAAGTGGGAACTTATTTTCCTCAAGACGCGCCAGGAGGTACAAGGAATCGATCTTGATGTGCGTGAGGCTTATAATCATTCTGTTAGTGGTGTGACGGCATTGACCCTAAAGCGTAAGAACTTCTTTTTGGATGGTCTCGACTTTGATTTTGATATAGGATATATCATTGGCAGATATGGTTTGAATGATAAAGCATCAAATCGTTATGATTGGGACGGAAACAAGTTGCCTGCGGTCTCTCCATACGGAGGAGAGCTGAATAACTTCCCTTCTGATGGAAGAAATCGGTCGAACGAGTTGACGTCGAAGCTTAATTTGGGATATACCATAGATAAGCATCATGGCATTAATCTGAATGTTTACTTTGATAGGAATTCACTTCATCCAAATGATTCCTTAATGGATAAGTCTTTGGGTTTTCGCGCAAATTTCCCAAGTAAGATGAATACGCTGACGACAGGATTGTCTTATGATTTAACGTTATTCGGAGGTCGTTTCCAGAATGCTTTTACTTTAAAGAACTTTATCTTCACATCACATTCGCGTAGTATAGATGTTTATTCTGTGCGAGAGCCAGAGCCTGTGAAGATATCAAAGTCTTATTTTGGATTCAGTGATGCACTTCGTTATAAGTTTACAAACGACTTGATGTTAAAAGCATCTTTCAATTCTGAAGTCCGCATACCTACAAGTGAGGAGCTGATAGGAAACGGATATTCCATACTTGCATCACCAGCATTGGAACCAGAACGCACGTCGGGCGTAAACGTTGGTGTACTCTATCGACATCTAAAACAGGATGATGGACTGGTTGAGATAGAGTTGAACGGATTTTATAATCAGTTGAAAGACATGATTAGATTCACTCCAGATATGATTCCTACAATGGCTCGCTATCGTAACTTTGGTAGTGTGCGTACAAGAGGCGTGGAACTTGAGGTGAAGGGAGATGTTTGTCCCGTACTTTATCTTTATGCGAATGCTACTTATCAAGATCTTCGGGATGTGAGAAAGCTAACTCCAGGTACTAATGTTGAGAATCCTACTTATATGAAACGCATCCCCAACATACCTTATTTATTAGCAAACTTTGGTGCTGAGTTACATAAAGAGAATCTCTTTGGAGGTAAGGGGCAGAACACTCGTTTGCTTTTAGATGCTTCATACGTGCATAAGTATTTCTATGATTTTGAGATGAGTAAAAACCAAGATAAGAAGATTCCAGCTTCTTTGACTATGGATGCCGCTGTTGAGCATAGCTTTAAGAATGATCAGTGGATATTGACTTTTAAGATGAAGAATCTTGCTAATCGACGTGTTGTCTCAGAGTTTAACCGCCCATTGCCTGGCAGATATGTTGGAGTAAAGATTAGATATTTATTCAAATAG
- the nanU gene encoding SusD family outer membrane lipoprotein NanU — MKKLLSYIAVTVLGFSLAGCMDIEPTSTITDANYWKNSDQAQAFNQGLSSWMRSYADKYIIWGEMRTSIYSGTSFSGEAPQGYERLWNNTLEKSSAVVGNFGGLYTGINQINLMIDKVNEAGYLSDAQKNNFLGGAYGMRAFLYFQLLRTYGDVIIYLQHTEGKTIDLSKVARKQDPAADVMTQIKADIQASETAYNNNYKFVNGRTYWSLAATKMLKGEVYLWSGRQMGGGTADYQVALAAYQDVQNNADVSLLDDFEKVFAYDNKENKEIIYALHNRENEASLWNGLYTSLVMNKQNVGAYRLHDDAGKPIKFSESNHLNLRLGSGVMRFPLDKRLWTKLFSDDNDMRKKGSLADVYRAAGDAYVGNICNKFHGTLLAGGSATSWYDDQPVYRYAECLLGMAEAKVLLGQDPAAEINKVRLRAYGAAYFNAHREVQYPHEVSSGGSAALTSFYTDNPFVGGDEDPIEAILKERLREFLFEGKRWHDIRLFDKATKYSTANANRLLWPIDETTKSTNAELKQTPGYGD, encoded by the coding sequence ATGAAAAAGTTACTATCCTATATAGCAGTTACTGTTCTGGGCTTTTCTCTGGCAGGCTGCATGGACATAGAGCCTACCAGTACGATTACAGATGCAAATTACTGGAAGAATTCGGATCAGGCACAGGCTTTTAACCAGGGATTGAGTTCCTGGATGAGAAGCTACGCTGACAAGTATATTATCTGGGGAGAGATGCGAACCAGTATCTATAGCGGAACCTCTTTCAGTGGAGAGGCACCACAGGGCTATGAACGCCTGTGGAACAACACACTTGAGAAGAGTAGTGCTGTTGTAGGCAACTTCGGAGGTCTTTATACGGGCATTAATCAGATTAATCTGATGATAGATAAGGTGAATGAAGCCGGCTATCTGAGCGATGCGCAGAAGAACAACTTTCTTGGTGGTGCGTATGGTATGCGTGCTTTCCTGTACTTCCAGCTGCTCCGTACCTATGGAGATGTTATCATTTATCTGCAGCATACAGAGGGCAAGACCATCGATTTGAGTAAGGTTGCACGCAAGCAGGACCCTGCAGCTGATGTGATGACGCAGATTAAAGCTGATATTCAGGCATCTGAAACGGCTTACAATAACAACTATAAGTTCGTCAATGGGCGCACTTACTGGTCGCTTGCCGCTACTAAGATGCTCAAGGGCGAAGTATATCTGTGGAGTGGTCGGCAGATGGGTGGCGGTACAGCTGACTATCAGGTAGCCTTGGCTGCTTATCAGGATGTCCAGAACAATGCTGACGTCAGTCTGCTCGATGATTTTGAGAAAGTCTTTGCTTATGATAATAAGGAGAACAAAGAGATTATTTATGCTCTTCATAATCGTGAGAACGAAGCGTCTTTGTGGAATGGACTCTATACTTCACTCGTGATGAACAAGCAGAACGTCGGTGCTTACCGTCTGCATGATGATGCTGGAAAGCCTATCAAGTTCAGCGAGTCAAACCATCTGAACCTGCGTTTAGGCAGTGGAGTGATGCGCTTCCCTCTTGACAAGCGTTTGTGGACTAAGCTGTTTTCTGACGACAACGATATGCGTAAGAAGGGCTCGTTGGCGGATGTTTACCGAGCAGCAGGCGATGCCTATGTAGGCAATATATGTAATAAGTTCCATGGAACACTGCTTGCCGGCGGGTCGGCAACATCATGGTATGATGACCAGCCAGTCTATCGTTATGCCGAGTGCCTGCTTGGTATGGCTGAAGCAAAGGTTCTCTTAGGGCAGGACCCTGCAGCTGAAATCAATAAGGTGCGTCTCCGTGCTTACGGTGCAGCCTATTTCAATGCACATCGGGAAGTGCAGTATCCGCACGAAGTCAGCAGTGGCGGTAGTGCTGCTTTGACCAGTTTCTATACCGACAATCCATTTGTTGGTGGTGATGAAGACCCGATAGAGGCTATTCTGAAAGAGCGTCTGCGTGAGTTCCTGTTTGAAGGAAAGCGTTGGCATGATATCCGTTTGTTCGATAAAGCAACAAAGTATTCAACAGCAAATGCAAATCGCTTGTTGTGGCCTATTGATGAGACAACGAAGTCAACCAATGCCGAATTGAAGCAGACTCCTGGCTATGGAGATTAA
- a CDS encoding SusC/RagA family TonB-linked outer membrane protein translates to MTLHIKPIGFTLCMGVSFLMPTHGFAAPELPVQSVQQAGKCTGIILDEHGDPVIGATIQVKGTSNGTITDLDGRFILPNIKPGSVIVISYIGMDTKEVKWDGQEIKVKMKEEQHALNEIIVTGYGGQQKRATLTTAISKMDNKVLDAAAFANVGNALQGSVTGLQVVNSSGQPGTAPSITLRGGASITGSAPALVIIDGVERTLSEVNPSDIESVEVLKDAASTAIYGARANGGVILITTKRAKSGTSSINYRMKLGVNFKRNDYDFMNARDYLYYNRMGFKRYANAMEGHGKAADVDAQNGYSGWGYTHYTPRTDVMYYDETNAEHKRLLAEEGWQLMDDPYYGPVDGSKLLFKDYSGQLEDAIYHKQTFTQDHYMSFSGGNNMGSFVASLGYYNEDGVVRNTSYRRFTGNVKGDYQIKPWLKVRAGAQYTWYTKPDSYFGSWSSLFYRTRSQRPTWNPYLKDGSPAPGWSSSDGNYLYWNDKLTTSNGTRSETFNLGFDLTLIPKHLTLTTNASVYHVLDQQENFNKAFYTESNPKNINTTRRAYAYMFKDTQTQLNATLNYFDTFADHHNVDLMLGAEYYDYSYFWMKASTKNSPTDDIPTLNAGADKDDNPKSFKSRNRIESLFGRFNYDYKQKYLLTFTFRYDGNSKLKDNRWGFFPGVSLGWNMMEEQFWKESKLSNFVSNIKPRISYGSNGNVSGIGDFYIYGVYGQLSNYHGNTAFFDQSLVNTALKWEQSHTFEAGLDLGFFKNRLSLILDYYVRNTSNLLQSVNLPSYLGFSSIQTNLGKLRNQGFEMEIRATPIHLKNSLRWDLSFNLSTVKNTIIQLPKSDRPFNQLQGVEVAAGKVDASGKTPTKWIGGYREGGKLGDLYGYSQDHIFKDWDDVKANANTRIDDIAKLYGPGLADQVNPQTGVLYKNSKGWKAIEPGDVCWEDINEDGIINSLDRKVLGNARPSVTGGWSTTLSYKNLSFYARFDYALGHTIYNDLKARSMGQFQGQFNLIDNVKDMWTESNPNASYPAFSYADQLNKQNIWREGSKFFEKASYMALREITLSYTLPRTWINAIKMSNASVYLTGQNLFYMTPYDGASPEPAGGYDYGRYPTPRTLIFGLNLTF, encoded by the coding sequence ATGACTTTACACATCAAGCCAATTGGTTTTACGTTATGTATGGGTGTATCTTTCTTGATGCCAACGCATGGATTTGCAGCTCCAGAGCTGCCGGTCCAGAGCGTGCAGCAGGCAGGAAAATGCACAGGTATTATTCTTGACGAGCATGGAGATCCCGTCATTGGTGCCACAATTCAGGTAAAAGGTACGAGCAATGGTACTATAACCGACTTGGACGGCCGTTTCATTCTGCCGAATATCAAGCCCGGTAGCGTTATCGTTATCAGCTATATTGGTATGGATACCAAGGAAGTGAAATGGGACGGACAGGAAATCAAGGTGAAAATGAAAGAAGAGCAGCATGCGCTCAATGAAATCATCGTAACAGGTTATGGTGGTCAGCAGAAGCGTGCTACCCTGACAACTGCTATCTCAAAGATGGACAACAAGGTGCTGGACGCCGCTGCGTTTGCCAATGTGGGTAATGCCTTGCAGGGTAGTGTGACCGGTCTTCAGGTAGTCAACAGTTCTGGTCAGCCCGGTACAGCTCCATCAATCACACTGCGTGGAGGTGCTTCTATTACAGGAAGTGCGCCTGCATTGGTCATCATTGACGGTGTTGAGCGTACGTTGTCTGAGGTCAATCCATCAGATATCGAGTCAGTAGAAGTGCTGAAGGATGCAGCCTCAACAGCCATCTATGGTGCGAGAGCAAACGGTGGTGTGATTCTTATAACAACAAAACGTGCGAAGAGCGGAACTTCCAGTATCAATTATCGCATGAAACTTGGTGTGAACTTCAAGCGCAACGACTATGACTTCATGAATGCCCGGGATTATCTTTACTATAACCGAATGGGCTTCAAGCGTTATGCCAACGCTATGGAAGGACACGGCAAGGCTGCCGATGTCGATGCACAGAATGGATATTCGGGCTGGGGATACACACATTACACACCGCGTACCGATGTGATGTATTACGATGAGACGAATGCCGAGCATAAGAGACTGCTCGCTGAGGAGGGATGGCAGCTTATGGACGACCCTTATTACGGACCGGTAGACGGGTCAAAACTTCTTTTCAAGGACTATAGCGGTCAGTTGGAGGATGCAATTTACCATAAGCAGACGTTTACTCAGGATCATTATATGAGCTTCAGCGGCGGTAATAACATGGGCTCTTTCGTTGCTTCATTGGGTTATTACAATGAAGACGGAGTTGTTCGCAATACTTCTTACAGGAGATTTACGGGTAATGTGAAGGGTGATTATCAAATCAAGCCTTGGCTGAAGGTGCGTGCCGGAGCACAGTATACATGGTACACAAAGCCTGACAGCTACTTCGGTTCATGGAGTTCACTGTTCTATCGTACCCGCTCTCAGCGTCCTACATGGAATCCTTACTTGAAGGATGGATCTCCGGCACCGGGCTGGAGCAGTTCGGATGGTAACTACCTGTATTGGAATGACAAGCTCACGACAAGCAACGGGACACGTTCAGAGACATTCAATCTCGGATTCGATCTTACTTTGATACCTAAGCATCTTACATTGACAACCAATGCCTCGGTTTATCATGTGCTTGATCAGCAGGAAAACTTCAACAAGGCTTTCTATACAGAGAGCAATCCTAAAAACATCAATACAACACGCCGTGCATACGCCTATATGTTCAAGGATACGCAGACACAGCTCAATGCGACATTGAACTATTTTGACACGTTTGCTGATCATCATAATGTAGACCTCATGCTTGGTGCGGAGTATTATGACTACAGCTATTTCTGGATGAAAGCTTCTACAAAGAATTCTCCGACGGATGATATTCCTACGCTCAATGCCGGTGCTGACAAGGATGATAATCCTAAGTCCTTTAAATCACGTAACCGTATTGAATCGCTCTTCGGACGCTTCAACTATGATTACAAACAGAAGTATCTGCTTACGTTCACCTTCCGTTATGATGGTAATTCCAAGCTGAAGGACAATCGTTGGGGCTTCTTCCCAGGTGTCTCTTTAGGATGGAACATGATGGAGGAGCAGTTCTGGAAAGAATCAAAGCTCTCTAACTTCGTCAGCAATATCAAACCACGTATCAGCTACGGTAGCAACGGTAATGTGAGTGGAATCGGAGACTTCTATATATATGGTGTCTATGGTCAGCTTTCAAATTATCATGGCAACACGGCTTTCTTCGACCAGTCGCTTGTGAATACAGCCTTGAAATGGGAACAGAGTCATACCTTCGAGGCTGGTCTTGACCTCGGCTTCTTCAAGAACCGTCTGTCATTGATTCTTGATTACTATGTTCGTAATACAAGTAATCTGCTGCAAAGCGTGAATCTTCCTTCTTACTTGGGTTTCTCTTCTATACAGACTAACTTGGGTAAACTGCGTAACCAGGGATTTGAGATGGAAATCCGCGCTACTCCTATTCACTTGAAGAACAGTCTCCGTTGGGATCTTTCTTTCAATCTTTCAACGGTAAAGAATACTATTATACAGCTTCCTAAGAGTGACCGTCCTTTCAATCAGCTGCAAGGAGTAGAGGTTGCTGCGGGCAAGGTTGATGCTTCAGGCAAGACACCTACCAAGTGGATTGGTGGTTATCGTGAAGGTGGGAAACTCGGCGACCTCTATGGTTACAGCCAGGACCATATCTTCAAGGACTGGGATGATGTGAAGGCAAACGCCAATACACGCATTGATGATATTGCCAAGCTGTATGGTCCGGGTCTTGCTGACCAGGTTAACCCGCAGACGGGTGTGCTCTATAAGAACTCTAAGGGCTGGAAGGCGATTGAGCCGGGGGATGTCTGCTGGGAAGATATCAATGAAGATGGCATCATCAACTCGCTTGACCGTAAGGTGCTTGGCAATGCAAGACCTTCCGTTACAGGTGGGTGGTCAACTACATTGAGCTACAAGAACCTGTCGTTCTACGCACGTTTCGACTATGCTTTAGGCCATACTATCTACAATGACCTCAAGGCTCGTTCTATGGGACAGTTCCAAGGACAGTTCAATCTCATTGATAATGTAAAGGATATGTGGACAGAAAGTAATCCGAACGCCAGCTATCCGGCATTCAGCTATGCCGACCAGCTGAACAAGCAGAACATCTGGCGTGAAGGCTCCAAGTTCTTCGAGAAGGCAAGCTACATGGCTTTACGTGAGATAACTCTCAGCTACACTTTGCCAAGAACATGGATAAATGCGATAAAGATGTCGAATGCTAGTGTCTATCTGACGGGGCAGAACCTTTTTTATATGACTCCTTATGATGGTGCTTCGCCAGAACCGGCAGGTGGATATGACTACGGTCGTTATCCAACCCCACGCACACTTATTTTTGGATTAAACCTTACATTTTAA
- the trpS gene encoding tryptophan--tRNA ligase, protein MGKIILTGDRPTGKLHLGHYVGSLRRRVELQNLGDYDKMFVFMADVQALTDNADNPEKIRQNIIEVALDYLSAGLSPEKCTLYIQSQIPELAELTTYLMNLVSVSRVQRNPTVKTEIKMRNFEANIPMGFFAYPVSQAADIAAFKATTVPAGEDQEPMLELTRELVRRFNQIYAPVLVEPNIMLPENATARRLPGTDGKEKMSKSLGNCIYLSDDADTVWKKVKTMYTDPTHLNVSDPGHVEGNAVFTYLDAFSTDEDFAEFWPEFQNLDELKAAYTAGGIGDMKCKKLLNSVLNKMLDPIRTRRREYEQDIPEIYNILKKGSLEAREAAARTMDEVRAAMQINYFEDMELIQSQAERFRQK, encoded by the coding sequence ATGGGAAAGATTATTTTAACTGGTGACCGCCCGACAGGTAAACTTCACCTGGGTCACTATGTAGGTTCTCTCCGCCGTCGTGTGGAACTTCAGAATCTCGGAGACTACGATAAGATGTTTGTCTTCATGGCAGACGTACAGGCACTGACTGACAATGCTGACAACCCGGAGAAAATCCGTCAGAACATCATTGAGGTGGCTTTGGATTACCTCTCTGCCGGTTTGAGCCCGGAGAAATGCACGCTCTATATCCAGAGTCAGATTCCGGAACTGGCAGAATTGACCACCTACTTGATGAACCTTGTCAGTGTAAGCCGTGTTCAACGTAACCCGACGGTGAAGACCGAAATCAAGATGCGTAACTTTGAAGCCAACATCCCGATGGGTTTCTTTGCTTATCCTGTGTCGCAGGCAGCTGACATTGCAGCCTTCAAGGCTACTACCGTTCCGGCTGGTGAGGACCAGGAGCCGATGTTGGAGTTGACACGTGAGCTTGTTCGCCGCTTCAATCAGATTTATGCTCCTGTACTTGTAGAGCCGAATATCATGTTGCCAGAGAACGCAACCGCACGTCGTCTGCCTGGTACGGACGGAAAGGAGAAGATGAGCAAGAGCCTTGGTAACTGTATCTATCTCTCTGATGATGCTGATACTGTGTGGAAGAAGGTGAAGACAATGTACACTGACCCAACGCACTTGAATGTTTCTGATCCGGGGCACGTTGAGGGTAACGCCGTGTTTACTTACCTCGATGCCTTCTCAACGGATGAGGACTTTGCCGAGTTCTGGCCGGAGTTCCAGAACCTTGATGAGCTGAAGGCTGCTTACACTGCCGGTGGTATTGGTGATATGAAGTGTAAGAAACTGCTCAATAGCGTACTGAACAAGATGCTGGATCCTATCCGTACCCGTCGCCGTGAGTACGAACAGGACATCCCGGAGATTTACAATATCCTCAAGAAAGGCTCACTCGAGGCACGTGAGGCTGCTGCCCGGACAATGGATGAGGTACGTGCTGCAATGCAGATTAACTACTTCGAGGATATGGAGTTGATTCAAAGTCAGGCTGAGAGATTTAGACAGAAGTAA
- a CDS encoding 3-deoxy-D-manno-octulosonic acid transferase — translation MYNIIMYAIQFGIAVGSIFNEKLRKMWRGEQEAVQVLRDKLEPDARYVWFHAASLGEFEQGRPLIEQIRKDYPQYKILLTFFSPSGYEVRKNYEGADIITYLPIDTVGNARRFLRTVRPVMAFFIKYEFWYNYLHILQHRGIPAYSVSSIFRPDQIFFKWYGSSYGRVLRCFTRFFVQNEESKELLGRLGISDTMVVGDTRFDRVLQIKEASKQLPLVEKFVNGGAADRKKVFVAGSSWQPDEEIFLKYFNEHEDWKLIIAPHVIGEDHLKTILSLIRDKKVVRYTQGTEEDVAEADVLIIDCFGLLSSIYHYGDVAYVGGGFGVGIHNVLEAAVWDMPVLFGPNNKHFAEAQGLLRDGGGFEIFDLESFSLLMNRFAADKEYRNACGCLAGAYVQSLAGATNKVLSNVKL, via the coding sequence ATGTATAATATAATAATGTATGCCATCCAGTTCGGCATCGCCGTGGGCAGTATTTTCAATGAGAAGCTGCGCAAGATGTGGCGGGGCGAACAGGAGGCAGTGCAGGTCTTACGTGATAAGCTGGAGCCAGATGCCCGATATGTCTGGTTTCATGCTGCTTCATTGGGTGAGTTTGAACAGGGTCGTCCTTTGATAGAGCAGATACGGAAAGACTATCCGCAATACAAGATTCTGCTTACTTTCTTTTCTCCCTCAGGTTATGAGGTGAGGAAGAACTATGAGGGAGCAGACATCATCACCTATCTTCCGATTGACACGGTGGGCAATGCACGCAGATTCCTACGTACAGTCCGCCCCGTCATGGCGTTCTTCATCAAGTATGAATTCTGGTATAATTACCTGCATATCCTGCAGCATCGTGGCATACCTGCCTATAGTGTGTCGAGTATCTTCCGCCCGGATCAGATATTCTTCAAGTGGTATGGCAGCAGTTACGGTCGTGTGTTGAGATGTTTCACCCGCTTCTTCGTCCAGAATGAAGAGAGTAAGGAACTCTTGGGCAGACTTGGTATTTCGGATACAATGGTGGTAGGTGATACCCGCTTCGACCGTGTCCTGCAGATTAAGGAGGCAAGTAAGCAGCTTCCGTTGGTTGAGAAGTTCGTCAACGGCGGTGCTGCCGACAGGAAGAAAGTCTTTGTGGCAGGCTCGTCATGGCAGCCCGATGAGGAAATCTTCCTCAAGTATTTCAATGAGCACGAGGACTGGAAACTCATCATCGCACCGCACGTTATCGGTGAAGACCATCTGAAGACTATCCTCTCACTGATAAGGGATAAGAAGGTAGTGCGCTACACACAGGGAACTGAAGAGGATGTCGCCGAGGCTGATGTGCTGATTATTGACTGCTTCGGTCTGCTGTCCTCCATCTATCATTATGGTGATGTAGCCTATGTGGGTGGCGGCTTTGGTGTCGGAATCCACAATGTCCTTGAGGCTGCGGTATGGGATATGCCGGTTCTTTTCGGTCCGAACAACAAGCATTTTGCCGAAGCACAGGGACTCCTGCGTGATGGTGGTGGCTTTGAGATCTTCGACCTTGAGAGTTTCAGCCTGTTGATGAATCGCTTTGCTGCAGACAAGGAATACCGCAATGCCTGTGGTTGTCTGGCAGGTGCTTATGTCCAGAGTCTGGCAGGTGCAACAAATAAGGTTCTTAGCAACGTAAAGTTATGA
- the gltX gene encoding glutamate--tRNA ligase: MAERNVRVRFAPSPTGALHIGGVRTALYNYLFARQHGGKLVFRIEDTDSNRFVPGAEEYILDSFEWLGIKFDEGVSFGGEHGPYRQSERRDIYKEYVDQLLDAGKAYIAFDTPEELDAKRKEIENFQYDAHTRLQMRNSLTMSKEEVDSLIDDGQQYVVRFKVEPGGEVHINDMIRGDVCIKSDILDDKVLYKSADELPTYHLANIVDDHLMDISHVIRGEEWLPSAPLHVLLYRAFGWEDSMPRFAHLPLLLKPEGKGKLSKRDGDRLGFPVFPLEWHDPKTGEVSSGYRESGYFPEAVVNFLALLGWNPGTEQELFSLEELVEAFDITKCSKSGAKFDYQKGIWFNHEYILRKSDDEIAQLFAPIVANNGVEATMEQVTQVVHMMKDRVSFVKELWELCSFFFIAPTTYDEKTIKKRWKEYSAQQMTELADVLEGIEDFSIEGQEPVVMKWVEDKGYKLGDIMNAFRLTLVGIGKGPGMFDISAFLGKEETLKRMRKAIDVLG, translated from the coding sequence ATGGCAGAAAGAAATGTGAGAGTGCGCTTTGCCCCAAGTCCTACAGGTGCTTTGCATATTGGTGGCGTGCGTACTGCTTTGTATAACTACCTTTTCGCCCGTCAGCATGGCGGCAAACTGGTCTTCCGTATCGAGGATACTGACTCTAACCGTTTCGTTCCTGGAGCTGAGGAATACATCCTTGACTCGTTTGAATGGTTGGGAATTAAGTTTGATGAGGGTGTCAGCTTCGGCGGCGAACACGGTCCTTATCGCCAGAGTGAACGCCGTGACATTTATAAGGAGTATGTTGACCAGCTGCTGGATGCCGGCAAGGCATACATTGCTTTTGATACTCCAGAGGAGTTGGATGCGAAGCGTAAGGAGATTGAAAATTTCCAGTATGACGCTCACACCCGCCTTCAGATGCGTAATTCCTTGACCATGTCGAAGGAAGAGGTTGACAGCCTGATAGATGATGGGCAGCAGTACGTTGTCCGTTTCAAGGTGGAACCGGGTGGGGAAGTTCATATCAATGATATGATTCGTGGTGATGTCTGCATCAAGAGTGACATCCTTGACGACAAGGTTTTGTACAAGAGTGCTGACGAATTGCCTACCTATCATCTTGCAAACATTGTTGATGACCACTTGATGGACATCTCTCATGTTATCCGCGGTGAGGAATGGCTGCCAAGTGCACCGCTGCATGTGCTGCTTTACCGTGCCTTCGGCTGGGAAGACAGTATGCCTCGCTTTGCCCATCTGCCACTGTTGCTGAAGCCGGAGGGCAAGGGTAAGCTCAGCAAGCGTGATGGTGACCGTCTTGGTTTCCCGGTGTTCCCATTGGAGTGGCATGACCCTAAGACAGGTGAAGTAAGTTCCGGCTATCGTGAGAGCGGCTATTTCCCTGAGGCAGTAGTCAATTTCCTGGCACTGTTGGGCTGGAATCCCGGTACAGAACAGGAACTCTTCTCTCTTGAGGAACTTGTGGAAGCATTCGATATTACGAAGTGTTCAAAGAGTGGGGCTAAGTTCGACTATCAGAAAGGTATATGGTTCAACCACGAATACATCCTCCGCAAGAGCGATGATGAGATAGCACAACTCTTTGCACCGATTGTTGCCAACAATGGTGTTGAGGCTACTATGGAGCAGGTGACACAGGTTGTACACATGATGAAGGATCGTGTCAGCTTCGTGAAGGAGCTTTGGGAACTTTGCTCTTTCTTCTTCATTGCACCGACAACTTACGACGAGAAGACCATCAAGAAACGTTGGAAGGAATATTCTGCACAGCAGATGACAGAGCTGGCAGATGTCTTGGAAGGAATTGAAGACTTCAGCATCGAGGGCCAGGAGCCTGTTGTAATGAAGTGGGTTGAGGACAAGGGATATAAACTTGGCGACATCATGAATGCTTTTCGACTCACCCTCGTTGGTATCGGTAAGGGTCCTGGTATGTTTGATATATCAGCTTTTCTCGGCAAGGAGGAGACCTTGAAGCGTATGCGCAAGGCTATCGATGTGCTTGGGTAA